Genomic DNA from Telopea speciosissima isolate NSW1024214 ecotype Mountain lineage chromosome 2, Tspe_v1, whole genome shotgun sequence:
CAATACTTTATATAAATGGGTATTCATGGATTTATTTTAATTCCATGTTCTTTCATTAACAAATCCATTCTAAGCCTGAAGAAAGCCAAGGTAACTTGCAATGTACAAAGGTGGCTTGATaataataagaattttttttttttaatttgggccCTGAAATGGGATCCGTCTCTCAGATTCTGATTCGAATCGGATTGGAAATAACTAGGTGTCAACAGGAACCTTAGAAATTTGAATAAAATATAAGCAAATTCTGTCACTAATCTTTGACTTTTTTAGAGTTTTTATTTAAAAGTAGGGAAGTTGTTTTATGTccagagtgtggcctacgtcagcacttccatgtgtctatatctctcttcctcaaaacaaaggggtagAAGTGTctttgttggatttttaattattttaaaattaaagattcataATACAATTTTGTTGGAGGGTTCGGTGCTTTCTTAATAAACACCTAAATAGTCAATAGGTGCccattggaagacttgtttgagtggctaacaaacaaaccttatgagaaaagacatgagttgggacatatctcttggagacatcccttaggggtgtctcttcctctcgatcctatataaagagaggaggtcttgctcattctctaacaattgtttttgaaatacattttttccttctccaccGTAGTCGGTCAGTGTCGATGAATTAATTAATATAGCCTTTGGATaccctttgtaatcacatttggaactgtaacctatgtgattagagagttgttttatcttgggggtatAAATGCATGATCAACCTGGATTGCagaattggggcatctaaaaaccttaaggataGCATTGTTTGATGTGACTCAACTTTACCATTTATTGTTCAAGTTACACAAGAGGACTTGTATTATTGACGCAGTGTGATACTATCTGTCATACCAATCagataagtcttgtatttactatttgtttattgtatttctAGCCTTATACCTGCTGCCCATGATATTTTTTCTAAcagtcttttcatatgggggaggaaagagatagactcatgggagtgttggcgtaagccacactcctggacagagttctttAAAGTATTTAGATGTAGGTATAAGAAGTAAGTTCATTAACTTTTGGGGGAGCGTTCTCTGGGGACTGTAGCCCCTGCACGTGCAcacaggggccaatgagagggCACATAGAAGCATCATAGGGGAGGGGCGGGGCGGGGTGGTGGAGGTcatttgccccccccccccaactatGTTTGGGTGTGGGCAATAAACCCCCGGATTTGGGTCCTTTGTAGCGTGACAGGGAGTATAACGTACATCCAACGGCCCGTAGTGCTTGGACACGTAGCCCAACACCCCGCCTTAACTTTTATACTATTTCACTATTattgaaagaaaggaagaaagtcAAAATCAAGGTCAAATGACATTCATGTCATATTCCAAAAATGATTGTGAAAATTGGCATTAATTGGCGTGAGGTAAATCAATTCCAATTCGAAAGACTATACAAAGTGAGTTTTATTGATTTTCTATAATTTAATTGACTAcaagaagggggaaaaataaataagaaataattaTAATACTAACATTCCTATTAAAAACTTTGGAGAACGctatgattggattcttggATTAGTGAATGTCATCATTATCTCTCGCCCCTATTTACAATGCCCTCAATGCTTTGCACAATCCAATGCATGCCACGCTCCTAATGCCTACTATGAGTTGTTGGATTTGGAGCCCATATCGATCAGATTTGGGCCCAACTTTGTCACATATTTCTAAAGCCCAGAGTCCAAACTCGGCTTGGTCCCAAGGTCAAAAAACGATCCCTgcagtgggtcccacagaggatCAATATTTATGTAATTAACACCATGAAGTTGGTCAAAGCTTAGTGTGTTAAGTTGACTTTTTTTGCTTTAGACATGTAAtaactccaaagtccaaaccatGATTAGTGTATGGTATTATATAGACATGACTGAGTAATCACTACCACAGACTTTGTTTTGTTATCCACTGTTTAAAGATAAGAAATTTCAACCTGATGACATCGTaggaaaatgaaattattaCTTGAAGCTGAGATGTAATGATTGTTGACAGACCTTTCTAATAATGCTAATCTGAATTTATTGACATTATTTGGTTCGTCTAATCCACTAATTACATAGATGAAACATTGCAATGCAACAGTTTTTTCATTGAGTCTATAACCATTACTGTAGAGCTTGCATAACAAATTACACTTTCGCATTCATTTCATGATCTAAAATTACTCTAAAAAGACAAATTAGTTCATTATTGGACAAAAATCCAGATCTAAATTCGGAAAAATTTCAGTTGATTGAAGGTTAAAGAATTGATCCCTAGTAAATGAAAATTCTGGTTTCCCAAGTCTCTGAATACGATCTGTAGTTGtaataaacaaaacaagaatATTGAGGTTTCCAAACATTTCTtagaatgaaaaaatgaaaaggaaaatgcTAAGGGTAATATACTATTATGGAGCCTGATTCCTACAAGCCTGTGGTAGGAATCTTTTCCACTCGTTGGCTCTAAATGCTAATAACTAATATGAGACAGATTAGATGGAAATCAAATTTTGTGGCAAATAGAACCCTAGGTCCCCCactcatatgtcaagtttcagccctaTTGAAATTTTCTACAAGACAAAACAGAGTTTTAAAAATCCAAGGATATGGAAGAGTGCACAATAGTGGTTGGAGTACCGAAAGCATGCATGAACATATATGGAGATATATGCCAATACATGGGAAAGAATTTTAATGAATTAGACTCTGAAACTTGACAAGCGACTAATCCAGACCATGACCTCTATATCCAATTTTCAAAATATCAACATCTTCTATCCACATAGCTAAAGAATAGAGGGTGCATGGGAAAGGTTCTattgaggttttggtgtcttgattttttttaaggactatatgggtattttggtaaattttctgtatagggtttcgctataaatctATAGCGAGGGTTCTTTTTCTGCATTgtaaaatctgagagaggtgtgaggaacgagcgacTGTAATCCTATTATCCATTAATAGtaaaacagatctcatctcaccgtggacgtagacAACCTtaccgaaccacgtaaatccttgtgcgcattgtgtgattgtgtttacGATTTCCATCTGCATTGTGTTAGGTTTTACAGGTTCCAACCACAGGCATGTAGTAACCATTTTCCCATGCTGTAATATTAATAAAGAAATAGAGCTCTGTGTATGTATGTATGGCTGAGTGCATGTACGAAAAGGGAGAGATGGTCACATGGAAGATATAACTGTTGAATGTGCTATATGAATTCTCCACAAGGAATATTTTTGTTAATACAAGGAGTGGTTGGAGGTGTCCTCTGACTTGCAGAAACCCAAAGAAGGCCAAAAATCAAGtagttatgacttatgactgTTGGTTAGAATAAAAATATTCCTGCAGTGTACAACATTTTGTTATGCAGTTCATAAGCCATACAGCATCTTAGCATCATATCAGCTTTAATTAAGCTCAATGCCTCAACTTAATCTAATGAAAGCTGACCCAGTTCACCAAGTTGCTTAACAGATTAGGATCTGGAATCTTGGatcatttgattaaaaaaaatgaagagaacaCATCAGGTTTGGTCTTGGAACGCCATGCTAACACCATGCTCAGCAGTACCTGCTCGTGTCCTATTCAGTCAATTCCTAGTTTAGACCTCTCTAATCATGCTAATCTGAATTTATTTACATTATTTGGTTTGTCTAATCCACTAATTACATAGATGAAAGTATGAAACACTGAAATGCAACAGTTTTTGCATTGAGTCTACAGTCTACACCCATTACTGCAGAGCTTGCATAACaaattacacttttacattCGTTTCATGGTCTAAAAAGATCTAGTAAAGTCTGTAGAAACTGTGTATCTGTAAATATCTATTTGATCTTGGAAGGAAAAAGGATTTGGTAACTGAGAAGAAGGAATCATATAAGATTATGGTCACTCCTTTGCTATGCAGGAGAACAACTAATACAAACTTGATAAAAAACCATGAGACCCCACCAAGGATTTGGAAAAAGAATGGGCTTTGTAGAACTCATTCTAAAGTTTGTAACTCCAAGCTCTACAAAATTGTTCCAAGGAAAACGCAGTCAGCAATGGTCGAATTTGAAATCAATGGTGTTCCTATCGATCAGACTTAACTTTGTAAGACTTAAGTCAAGCCCACATAGGTCCCCTCTGAGGCTATGACTTATGGGAAAACAGATTATGAAGATCCAAAATTTATGAGAGAGCTATAGCCATCAGTTATATAATTCTTGGAAGCAGTAAAGAAGTGAAAATCTTTGGACTGTTTACGTAATCAAAACAACTAAAGCTCCCAGTTAAGTTCTATACTCACTCAATATTCCTTCATGTGCTTTCTTGCACTGATAAGAGGAAGATTCAGGTCACTCTTATATTTAAAGATTCAGATCATTGTTTGAGAAGAGATTTACACAAATAATAGTTGAAGAGTAATCCCACCCAACACAAGGTGACTGAATCTTGTTCACTAAGGCAAACAAAGAAGCATTCAAACACAATGGTGTGAGTACCGGATGTTTTGGATGCCAAAGTGATTCTCATTACCattaaaaaccaagaaactacTATGATACAAGGCGCAGTTAGAGAAGTCTATGGGAGCTTCAATAGAATGAtttgcaaatttttttaataaacaggGAAAACATCTTACAAAATAAATCATTTCCTCTGCAACCGTGGGAAGAAGAATACATGGGAGCAGAGCTACAATTTCTTAGACAACAGTGCAAAAATCCATAACAATAAATTCAGAACCTAGCCGCATCAAATTACAACCTCCTTCACTTTGTGAAATAGAGAACGAATGTAAGAAAAGAAATTCGAACCAGTTCACAACAAATGTACAGAATAGGAGAGCTGTATGCACTAAAAGCTACTCTGGCTTGGTCTCCACCCTTGATCAAAATCCAATTTCAAACTTCACCACTAAAATGTCAATTCGCCTCTTACAAGTTGCTCCAACCACAATGTGATATCAGACATAGTAGGACGCTTAGAGGGATCTTCCCTCACTGCAAGCTCTGTGATATCTGCGAGCTTAAGCAAGGGTTCCACATTCCTTGGAAGAGCAACATTCCGATCAATGACTGCAGCTGCCTTACCCTTTCTAATTAAGGGCACTGCCCATTCGACAATGTCAGGAGGATTGTAATCCTTGTCGAAATTCTTCCTTCCACTAACAATCTCCAACAGTACTATCCCAAAGCTGTATACATCACTCATCAAATCAGCATTTAGGTCCCTATTACCAGAGCTCAGAAGCCCAAAGTCTGCAATTCGTGCGGTCCACTCAGAATCTAAGAGAATGTTGGAGGTCTTGACATCCCGGTGGACAATAGGAGGCACAGCATCCTTGTGAAGGTACTCAAGCCCCTTTGCAACCTGCATTGAGATCTTCAACCTGAGGCTCCAGTTCAGAGGTGAGAGCCCACCATGGAGGTGGTCATGAAGGGTGCCATGGGCCATGAACTCATAGACGAACAGCCTCTCCCCCATCTCTGCACAGTAGCCCAATAAGTTCACAATATTGGGATGTCTGATCTTGCAGAGAATCTCTAACTCTGCTTCAAAGGCCCGGTTGTTGGTATGGATTCTTGTTGCAGCATTGGCCCTCTTGACTGCTACTTGCAGCCCATCTGATAGGATAGCTTTGTAAACAAATCCATAGCTTCCCCTGCCAAGCTCATTGAACTCCTTGAACCCATTAGTAGCATCCTTCAGTTCTGAGAGGCGAAACACTTGGGTTATCGTAATGGATGAGGCTGTGCTCAGAGGAGCCAGTGGTTCATTGTTGGGTTTAGGTTCCTTGACAACCTTGCCGATGCAGGACATACATTGGGTCTTCCATTGCTGTCCCTTTTTAAAGTTAATTACACGATGGCGTAGAAACCACCCAATGAAGATCAACACAAGGCCAGACACAGAAGACCCTATGATGACCATCGATTTCTTCATCTGGGGGTGCTGCAGCTGAATCGCTGAAGAGGCAGGGAGCCCACAAATATCCCAACACGAGCTATTCTGGCAAAGAGAGCAAGCGGTGCAGACTCGATCGGCATTCTCATTGCACAAACTAGAGGGGAAAAAGCCTTCTGAGCAGTTTGATCGACAAGTAGAGCAGATATTAAGCTCTTTCCTGATGCACAAGCTTGTAACTTCAGGCACATTGAGGCTGCTAGCATTGAAAGCAAAGCTCCCTTCACCACAGGAACTAGCTGTACAGAGACCTGGACTGCACAACTGCAAAGGTGGGCTGTAATCCTGCGATGATGGCCCCTGAACACCCCAGCAATCAAGTATAAGCTCATCTTCCCTAACACCACAAGCGGTGTCATCAGAAGACGCAATGGCCAGAAACCCAGAACCCGTAGGAACCGAAGAAGCTTCGAAGTTCCCCCAACACTCTATCGCATGATCCTTCTCCCGAATCCCACAGAAATGGCGAGCACCGGCAGTTAAAGCCACGAATCGAGTTCCAATGGGAGGATCACTGAACGAATCTGGTTCTCCCCAGCATTGGACATTACCAGAGACTCTAGAAATCCCACACAGGGAATCCCTCCCCGAAGCAAGATTTACGAAACTCTCTGTTATTGCAGTTAACCTCAAGTTCGCGGATTTGGGTCCCCAACAAACAATACCCCCTTCTCTTACTCCACCGCAAGTAAAACCTTCCCCAGAAACAAGATTCATCAGAACGAGATTACTAACTGATGGATCCGAAAACGAGGAACTGTAAACAGAAACCAATGTATTATTGGTACTATGACGCAATTCCCAACAATCGATGGGACCTGAATCGGCATTGGAATAATAAGATCCTCTAATGGCACAAACATGATTCATCCCGGCAGCAATGTGGGAGTAAGAGTTGTTTTGGAAGTTCAGTGGGACGAGATCCGTACCTGAACTGATGGAGTTCCAACAGTAGGCCTGAGAGGTATTTGCTTCAATGCCACACATGAAACCCTCGCCCCCTGTGAGCGCAGCCATGGGTGGTAGAGTGCTGAAATAAGCGGCGTCGGAGGTTAACGTGCTGTTCCTCTCCCAGCATACTAAATCTTGTTTCCCGCTCGCATCAATAGCGCAGAAAAATCGTTCTTCTCCGAACGCGGCAGAGATCGAACCCATTGAACCAAACCCAACAGCTCCAGTGGCCATTAACAGTAGTAGCAGAAATGAGAGGGAAGAAACGCAGAATCCCTTTTGGGGAAACATGTCTAGTTGGGTTTTGTTGCTGCTGGGTTTTCCTCATGGAACGATACTTATTGATGTTAAAAAAATTGTTCTCTGAGGTGAAAGCCAAAAACTGAAGTTCAGACGAACAAGCATTCGCCATTTTTTACAGTTCCGGTGGACTGTTAGAGCTGGGAATTGATGCTCATAAACAGTGCTTCAGACTTCAAATCCAAAGGCAGTTACTGCAATTCCTGGTAGTTAAAAACGTTGCAAATCGGCCTGAATCAGGCAAGTATTAACCTAAATCGATTAAAATGACCCTGAATCACTGGTCAGGATCGATGGCCATCCCGATTCAAATCGATTGATTCAACCAATCCATTTCTGAATTACCCAGTTAGACAacagggaaaaaataaaagaagaagaatcagaaatatataaatattctTTGGTCAAAATATAAAACTGAAAGCCATGTGTTGATGCAGATGCAGGTCAGAGAAACAGCATGTATTGTTGTTTCCGTATTCCGTATGGTCAATAGCAGGGGAAAACAAATTGTTCATGAAATCTAGGGTTCAGCAGAGGTTGGGCAATTGACAAGTACCAATTAACCGATTATGATATTATTCCAACCTGTTTCAGATCATCAGAGAAGAACACAAGAACCTCAATAAATTGCGGATctaattttattctattttgtttaGTCTACTAATTTAGTAATTTCAGAATCTCGTAATCTAAAGTTTTTGGTTGGCTACGAGACGAACGATGGGTTATACGTGCATGAAGCATGCCAAACCCAACCCACGTGGAGGGGAAGGGACAAAGGAGCAATCCACGtgcaattcagatcctctatggcgcgctgcccgtagcggcccgAGCGGTGCAACATAATGacagtcttacccctgctcgagcaagggtaaggtggtcattgcactaTGCCCTGTGTCTGCTCTGCTTAGGCCGCTATGGGCAATGCGTTGTGTGTGTGAACTTTAAGAGTGTTAACCAGTATTTTTATCTCCTTTATTTCCTACCTGTTCCATTtctccaagttcctctaatagaggggggtggaccccacccaggcaggggtagggtggtcattttcaccctCCTCTATTAGTGGAAATCTGGAAAATGGACCTGCCCAGAAAATGGAGTAGATAAAGGTCCGTGGTTCAAGAATTTTGGATCGGATCGATTGAATCGATCGGTTCAGATAAGAGTGAATTAGTTCGATTCAAAATGTAATTGAAAGTAAATCGAAATAAAATTTAATCGGTTTTAATTTTGCCAAACTAAATCCAATTAGTAATCACTTTAGCTTAATCAATTTCTATATTGGTTTCTCTTTTACAACCTCTTTTCACTGGAGTTGTGCAACAACTACCATGACATCTCTTCtagaaaatctaaaaagttCCG
This window encodes:
- the LOC122650251 gene encoding serine/threonine-protein kinase-like protein CCR1 — protein: MFPQKGFCVSSLSFLLLLLMATGAVGFGSMGSISAAFGEERFFCAIDASGKQDLVCWERNSTLTSDAAYFSTLPPMAALTGGEGFMCGIEANTSQAYCWNSISSGTDLVPLNFQNNSYSHIAAGMNHVCAIRGSYYSNADSGPIDCWELRHSTNNTLVSVYSSSFSDPSVSNLVLMNLVSGEGFTCGGVREGGIVCWGPKSANLRLTAITESFVNLASGRDSLCGISRVSGNVQCWGEPDSFSDPPIGTRFVALTAGARHFCGIREKDHAIECWGNFEASSVPTGSGFLAIASSDDTACGVREDELILDCWGVQGPSSQDYSPPLQLCSPGLCTASSCGEGSFAFNASSLNVPEVTSLCIRKELNICSTCRSNCSEGFFPSSLCNENADRVCTACSLCQNSSCWDICGLPASSAIQLQHPQMKKSMVIIGSSVSGLVLIFIGWFLRHRVINFKKGQQWKTQCMSCIGKVVKEPKPNNEPLAPLSTASSITITQVFRLSELKDATNGFKEFNELGRGSYGFVYKAILSDGLQVAVKRANAATRIHTNNRAFEAELEILCKIRHPNIVNLLGYCAEMGERLFVYEFMAHGTLHDHLHGGLSPLNWSLRLKISMQVAKGLEYLHKDAVPPIVHRDVKTSNILLDSEWTARIADFGLLSSGNRDLNADLMSDVYSFGIVLLEIVSGRKNFDKDYNPPDIVEWAVPLIRKGKAAAVIDRNVALPRNVEPLLKLADITELAVREDPSKRPTMSDITLWLEQLVRGELTF